In Streptomyces sclerotialus, one genomic interval encodes:
- a CDS encoding LLM class flavin-dependent oxidoreductase — protein sequence MTAHSRPPHLAVALDTPGAPGPFDAAPYVRLARLAERGTLDFVTLGDTFTRPGPDALAVLARVAPHTARVGLVPTVTTTHTEPFHVATAVQTLDWVSRGRAGWQADVSRTPAEAALFGRRPAAPAGALWREAADVADVAGRLWDSWEDDAEIRDAATGRFIDRDKLHHVDFRGTSSTGEPFSVRGPSIVPRPPQGRPVIVVDATEDAARETAAARADVALVRAEDPDTAHAARTELRARAQELGRDPDHLRVLVSLPVELPAAGDAAGLADLLTDWHAAEAADGFHLRPADPERDLGRLVDGTVPALRRRGLLRRAYPGTTLRDHLGLARPAGRYAAVRTGEAS from the coding sequence ATGACCGCACACAGCAGGCCGCCGCACCTCGCCGTCGCGCTCGACACCCCCGGCGCACCGGGGCCCTTCGACGCGGCGCCCTACGTACGCCTCGCCCGGCTCGCCGAGCGCGGCACCCTCGACTTCGTCACGCTCGGCGACACGTTCACCCGGCCGGGCCCGGACGCCCTCGCCGTCCTGGCCCGCGTCGCACCGCACACCGCACGCGTCGGGCTGGTCCCGACGGTGACCACCACCCACACCGAGCCGTTCCACGTCGCCACCGCCGTGCAGACCCTGGACTGGGTGAGCCGCGGCCGGGCAGGCTGGCAGGCCGACGTGTCCCGCACCCCGGCCGAGGCGGCCCTCTTCGGCCGCCGCCCGGCGGCCCCCGCCGGAGCACTGTGGCGGGAGGCCGCCGACGTGGCCGACGTGGCAGGCCGGCTCTGGGACAGCTGGGAGGACGACGCGGAGATCCGGGACGCCGCCACCGGCCGGTTCATCGACCGCGACAAGCTCCACCACGTCGACTTCCGCGGTACCTCCTCCACCGGCGAGCCCTTCTCCGTACGCGGCCCCTCCATCGTCCCCAGGCCCCCGCAGGGCCGGCCCGTCATCGTCGTCGACGCCACCGAGGACGCCGCCCGGGAGACCGCGGCCGCCCGCGCCGACGTCGCGCTGGTCCGCGCCGAGGACCCGGACACCGCGCACGCGGCCCGTACGGAACTCCGCGCCCGCGCCCAGGAACTGGGCCGGGACCCGGACCACCTGAGGGTGCTCGTCTCGCTGCCCGTCGAACTGCCCGCAGCCGGGGACGCGGCCGGCCTCGCCGACCTGCTCACCGACTGGCACGCCGCCGAAGCGGCCGACGGCTTCCACCTCCGGCCCGCCGATCCCGAGCGCGACCTCGGTCGCCTCGTCGACGGCACGGTCCCCGCGCTCCGCCGCCGCGGCCTGCTGCGCCGCGCCTACCCGGGCACCACCCTCCGCGACCACCTCGGGCTGGCGCGCCCGGCCGGCCGCTACGCCGCCGTCCGCACCGGAGAGGCCTCCTGA
- a CDS encoding DUF1684 domain-containing protein has product MSTEAEKDWRAWRELRERTVSGPYGPLALTGTYWLADHPDGRIEDVPGHWAEDGEAVRLTAGAGDGLTLDGAPLDGAPLDGEARLGPDTAPQEARAAHGGRRLVVLRREGRWAVRVFDPDAAALRAFTGIDAFPYAGRWRLTGRFRPYDEGRTVQVPNADGRERGLGLGGELAFTVDGEEHTLQAAVEADGSLWAVLADATSGTESYRFRFLRPPAPAADGTVTVDLNRTLLPPCAFADHFICPFPPPGNTLPFALRAGERQLSAGE; this is encoded by the coding sequence ATGAGCACAGAAGCGGAGAAGGACTGGCGGGCCTGGCGTGAGCTGCGCGAACGGACCGTCTCCGGGCCGTACGGACCACTGGCGCTGACCGGCACGTACTGGCTCGCCGACCACCCCGACGGCCGCATCGAGGACGTTCCCGGCCACTGGGCCGAGGACGGCGAGGCAGTACGGCTGACCGCCGGCGCGGGGGACGGACTCACGCTGGACGGCGCGCCGCTGGACGGCGCGCCGCTGGACGGCGAGGCACGGCTCGGCCCCGACACCGCGCCGCAGGAGGCCCGGGCCGCGCACGGCGGCCGGCGGCTGGTCGTCCTGCGGCGGGAGGGCCGGTGGGCCGTGCGCGTCTTCGACCCGGACGCGGCCGCGCTGCGCGCCTTCACCGGCATCGACGCGTTCCCGTACGCCGGGCGGTGGCGGCTGACCGGCCGGTTCCGCCCGTACGACGAGGGGCGCACGGTCCAGGTGCCGAACGCCGACGGCCGGGAGCGTGGCCTGGGCCTCGGCGGCGAACTGGCCTTCACGGTCGACGGCGAGGAGCACACCCTCCAGGCCGCGGTGGAGGCCGACGGCTCGCTGTGGGCGGTGCTCGCGGACGCCACCAGCGGTACCGAGAGCTACCGCTTCCGGTTCCTGCGGCCGCCCGCGCCCGCCGCCGACGGCACCGTGACCGTCGACCTGAACCGCACCCTGCTGCCGCCCTGCGCCTTCGCCGACCACTTCATCTGCCCCTTCCCGCCACCGGGCAACACCCTCCCGTTCGCGCTGCGCGCGGGAGAACGGCAGCTCAGCGCGGGGGAGTAG
- a CDS encoding NtaA/DmoA family FMN-dependent monooxygenase (This protein belongs to a clade of FMN-dependent monooxygenases, within a broader family of flavin-dependent oxidoreductases, the luciferase-like monooxygenase (LMM) family, some of whose members use coenzyme F420 rather than FMN.): MTTSRTPARKRLHLAAHFPGVNNTTVWTDSESRSQIEFDSFEHLARTAERGRFDFFFLAEGLRLREHKGRIHDLDVVGRPESLTVLNALAAVTDRLGLAATVNATFNEPYELARRLATLDHLSAGRAAWNVVTSSDAFTGENFRRGGYLDHADRYTRAAEFVATARELWDSWSEDGTPRPFAHRGQHFDIRGEFTVPRSPQGHPVVIQAGDSPAGRDFAASAADVIFTRHGTLEAGRAFSADVKGRLAAHGRSHNSLKIMPGVTFVLGDTAAEAQEKAHHIRRRQVSPQNALLAAEQIWGTDLSHLDPDGPLPAFDPDPGARLTQGRTRLGDPQEIADRWRALSRAKGLSLRETVIEATGRQSFIGTPETVAAEMDAFVTQDAADGFILVPHLTPGGLDDFVDTVVPLLQERGAFRTEYEGNTLRSHLGLPEPARGRGVEGSTS, translated from the coding sequence ATGACCACGTCCCGTACGCCCGCACGCAAGCGGCTGCACCTGGCCGCACACTTCCCGGGCGTGAACAACACCACCGTCTGGACGGACTCCGAGTCCCGGTCCCAGATCGAGTTCGACTCCTTCGAGCACCTCGCCCGCACCGCCGAGCGCGGCCGCTTCGACTTCTTCTTCCTCGCCGAGGGGCTGCGGCTGCGCGAGCACAAGGGCCGCATCCACGACCTCGACGTGGTGGGCAGGCCCGAGTCGCTGACCGTGCTGAACGCGCTGGCCGCGGTCACCGACCGGCTGGGCCTGGCGGCCACCGTCAACGCCACCTTCAACGAGCCCTACGAACTCGCCCGGCGACTGGCCACCCTGGACCACCTCAGTGCGGGACGCGCCGCGTGGAACGTCGTCACCTCCTCCGACGCGTTCACGGGTGAGAACTTCCGGCGCGGCGGCTACCTCGACCACGCGGACCGCTACACCCGCGCCGCCGAGTTCGTCGCCACCGCCCGCGAACTGTGGGACTCCTGGTCCGAGGACGGGACGCCCCGGCCCTTCGCACACAGGGGGCAGCACTTCGACATCCGGGGCGAGTTCACCGTCCCGCGCAGCCCGCAGGGCCACCCCGTGGTCATCCAGGCCGGGGACTCCCCGGCGGGCCGGGACTTCGCCGCCTCCGCCGCCGACGTGATCTTCACCCGGCACGGCACCCTGGAGGCGGGCCGCGCCTTCTCCGCCGACGTCAAGGGCCGGCTGGCCGCACACGGCCGCAGCCACAACTCGCTCAAGATCATGCCGGGTGTCACCTTCGTGCTCGGCGACACCGCGGCCGAGGCCCAGGAGAAGGCCCACCACATCCGCCGCCGCCAGGTCTCCCCGCAGAACGCGCTGCTCGCCGCCGAACAGATCTGGGGCACCGACCTCTCCCACCTCGACCCCGACGGGCCGCTCCCCGCCTTCGATCCCGACCCCGGCGCACGCCTCACCCAGGGCCGGACCCGCCTCGGCGACCCCCAGGAGATCGCCGACCGCTGGCGGGCGCTGTCCCGCGCCAAGGGGCTCTCCCTCCGGGAGACCGTCATCGAGGCCACCGGCCGCCAGTCCTTCATCGGCACCCCGGAGACGGTCGCCGCCGAGATGGACGCCTTCGTGACCCAGGACGCGGCCGACGGCTTCATCCTCGTACCGCATCTCACGCCCGGCGGCCTGGACGACTTCGTGGACACGGTCGTACCGCTGCTGCAGGAGCGGGGCGCGTTCCGTACCGAGTACGAGGGGAACACGCTCCGCTCGCACCTGGGGCTCCCGGAGCCCGCCCGTGGCCGCGGTGTGGAAGGGTCGACGTCATGA
- a CDS encoding ABC transporter substrate-binding protein, producing MNRRRTLTAALALTAGTLLLSACGKGEAAPLDAAPGSDGGKTKINTSPDQHRIHVAKVPEIAAQVPARVRDRGTLQFGLSTGSNPPLGFYATDDRTLIGVERDLATLIADTLGLTPSFHALSWENLFVGLDSGKLDGVLSNVTVTEERKEKYDFATYRLDELAMEARKGSRWKVRGAKDVAGRKIAVSSGTNQEKILVEWSEENEKAGREPVDITYYQNTSDYYLALRSGRIDAYFGPNPTAAYHVATAGQTEIVGTFSGGGDQVQGKIAATTKKGNGLVKPYAAALQHVIDNGAYKKVLARWGLASEAVRKSEINPRGLPRTAR from the coding sequence GTGAACCGCCGCCGCACCCTGACCGCCGCCCTCGCGCTCACCGCCGGAACGCTGCTGCTGAGCGCCTGCGGAAAGGGGGAGGCCGCCCCGCTGGACGCCGCTCCGGGGAGCGACGGCGGCAAGACGAAGATCAACACCAGCCCGGACCAGCACCGCATCCACGTGGCGAAGGTCCCGGAGATCGCCGCACAGGTGCCCGCCCGGGTCCGCGACCGCGGCACCCTCCAGTTCGGCCTGTCCACCGGCAGCAACCCGCCGCTGGGCTTCTACGCCACGGACGACCGCACCCTGATCGGCGTCGAGCGGGACCTCGCCACCCTCATCGCCGACACCCTGGGCCTCACGCCGTCCTTCCACGCGCTGTCCTGGGAGAACCTCTTCGTCGGCCTGGACAGCGGCAAGCTCGACGGCGTCCTCTCCAACGTCACCGTCACCGAGGAACGCAAGGAGAAGTACGACTTCGCCACCTACCGGCTGGACGAGCTGGCCATGGAGGCCCGCAAGGGCAGCCGCTGGAAGGTGCGCGGCGCGAAGGACGTGGCGGGCAGGAAGATCGCCGTCAGCTCCGGTACCAACCAGGAGAAGATCCTCGTGGAGTGGAGCGAGGAGAACGAGAAGGCGGGCCGCGAGCCGGTCGACATCACGTACTACCAGAACACCTCCGACTACTACCTCGCCCTCCGGTCCGGCCGCATCGACGCCTACTTCGGGCCGAACCCGACCGCCGCGTACCACGTCGCCACCGCGGGACAGACCGAGATCGTCGGCACCTTCTCCGGCGGCGGCGACCAGGTGCAGGGCAAGATCGCCGCCACCACGAAGAAGGGCAACGGGCTGGTGAAGCCCTACGCCGCGGCCCTCCAGCACGTCATCGACAACGGCGCCTACAAGAAGGTGCTCGCCCGCTGGGGCCTCGCGAGCGAGGCCGTGCGGAAGTCGGAGATCAACCCGCGCGGGCTGCCCAGGACCGCGCGATGA
- a CDS encoding amino acid ABC transporter permease has translation MPSVQPASGTLGTPAPAPPPVKPGAAEAPRIVPRRRTGQRAAAALVLVLLALAATSVVRNDAFQWDVVAGYFFTTAVLRGLWLTLWLTALVMVLGFALGTLLAAMRLSANPVLRGVGWGYVWLFRSMPVLVQLLFWFNIGALYPHILGVQTVHLFGPLTVAVVGLTLHEAAYAAEVVRGGILSVDRGQLAAARSLGLSRWRRGRRIVLPQAMRSIVPPAGNMLIGTLKGTSIVSVIAVQDLLYSVQLVYHRTYQVIPLLLVATLWYVVVTSLLSVGQYYVERHYARGAERTR, from the coding sequence ATGCCTTCCGTACAGCCGGCCTCCGGCACCCTCGGTACCCCTGCCCCGGCGCCGCCGCCCGTGAAGCCCGGCGCCGCCGAGGCGCCCCGCATCGTCCCGCGCCGCCGCACCGGCCAACGGGCCGCCGCCGCCCTCGTCCTGGTCCTCCTCGCGCTCGCCGCCACCTCCGTCGTCCGCAACGACGCCTTCCAGTGGGACGTGGTCGCCGGGTACTTCTTCACCACCGCCGTCCTGCGCGGCCTCTGGCTCACGCTCTGGCTCACCGCGCTGGTCATGGTGCTCGGCTTCGCACTGGGCACCCTGCTCGCCGCCATGCGGCTCTCCGCCAACCCCGTGCTCAGAGGCGTCGGCTGGGGCTACGTCTGGCTGTTCCGCTCGATGCCGGTCCTGGTCCAGCTGCTTTTCTGGTTCAACATCGGCGCGCTGTACCCGCACATCCTCGGCGTGCAGACGGTGCACCTCTTCGGCCCGCTCACCGTCGCCGTCGTCGGCCTCACCCTGCACGAGGCCGCGTACGCCGCCGAGGTCGTACGCGGCGGCATCCTCTCCGTCGACCGCGGCCAGCTGGCGGCCGCGCGGTCCCTCGGCCTGAGCCGGTGGCGGCGCGGCCGGCGGATCGTGCTGCCGCAGGCGATGCGCTCGATCGTGCCGCCCGCCGGGAACATGCTGATCGGCACCCTCAAGGGCACCTCGATCGTCTCCGTCATCGCGGTCCAGGACCTGCTGTACTCCGTGCAGCTGGTCTACCACCGCACCTACCAGGTCATCCCGCTGCTGCTGGTCGCCACCCTCTGGTACGTGGTCGTGACCTCACTGCTCAGCGTGGGCCAGTACTACGTCGAACGGCACTACGCGCGCGGTGCGGAGCGCACCCGATGA
- a CDS encoding slipin family protein, which translates to MVEELVATGVALASAGAVYAAAAARVIKQYERGVVLRLGRLTSPVRGPGFTMIIPFVDRMRRVNMQIVTMPVPAQEGITHDNVTVRVDAVVYFKVVDAADAVVQVEDYRFAVSQVAQTSLRSIIGKSDLDDLLSNREKLNQGLEVMIDSPALGWGVQIDRVEIKDVSLPETMKRSMARQAEAARDRRARVINADAELQASKKLAEAAQQMSDQPAALQLRLLQTVVAVAAEKNSTLVLPFPVELLRFLERSGLQAQAQTEAYERVREAGGGGARDEAGGADAPRAELRREEVELDAADELPGVELPGVELPGTEVPREGGPGSGGARERGSTPGGHREVTRGEAAREAVAEWKRTVCFRTGVDLTVR; encoded by the coding sequence ATGGTCGAGGAACTGGTGGCGACCGGCGTGGCGCTGGCCTCGGCGGGCGCCGTGTACGCGGCGGCCGCCGCCCGCGTCATCAAGCAGTACGAACGCGGTGTCGTCCTGCGGCTCGGACGGCTCACCTCCCCGGTCCGGGGGCCCGGCTTCACGATGATCATTCCGTTCGTGGACCGGATGCGCCGGGTCAACATGCAGATCGTCACGATGCCCGTGCCGGCCCAGGAGGGCATCACCCACGACAACGTCACGGTCCGGGTGGACGCGGTGGTCTACTTCAAGGTCGTGGACGCCGCCGACGCGGTCGTCCAGGTCGAGGACTACCGCTTCGCCGTCTCCCAGGTCGCCCAGACCTCGCTGCGCTCCATCATCGGCAAGAGCGACCTGGACGATCTGCTCTCCAACCGGGAGAAGCTCAACCAGGGCCTGGAAGTCATGATCGACAGTCCGGCGCTGGGCTGGGGCGTGCAGATCGACCGGGTGGAGATCAAGGACGTCTCGCTGCCGGAGACGATGAAGCGGTCGATGGCCCGGCAGGCGGAGGCGGCCCGCGACCGGCGGGCCCGGGTGATCAACGCCGATGCCGAGCTGCAGGCCTCCAAGAAGCTGGCCGAGGCCGCCCAGCAGATGTCCGACCAGCCCGCGGCCCTGCAACTGCGGCTGCTGCAGACCGTGGTGGCGGTCGCCGCGGAGAAGAACTCCACCCTCGTCCTGCCCTTCCCCGTCGAGCTGCTGCGCTTCCTGGAGCGCTCGGGCCTCCAGGCCCAGGCGCAGACGGAGGCGTACGAGCGGGTGCGGGAGGCGGGCGGCGGGGGCGCCCGGGACGAAGCGGGCGGCGCGGACGCACCCCGGGCGGAGCTGCGCCGTGAAGAGGTGGAGCTGGACGCGGCGGACGAGCTGCCCGGTGTCGAACTGCCCGGTGTCGAACTGCCGGGGACGGAGGTCCCCCGGGAGGGAGGCCCTGGGAGTGGAGGCGCCCGGGAGCGAGGGAGTACCCCGGGAGGGCACCGCGAAGTGACGCGCGGGGAAGCGGCGCGTGAGGCGGTGGCCGAGTGGAAGCGGACCGTCTGTTTCCGGACAGGTGTAGACCTCACCGTGCGCTGA
- a CDS encoding FAD/NAD(P)-binding protein, whose product MRPSLVIVGAGPRGTGLLERIAANAAELYAGRPLDIHLVDPHPPGGGRVWRHDQSPLLWMNSTAEDVTLFTDDSVEMAGPVRTGPTLAAWARQVRDGTLTVAPEPAAAAGALGPRDFAGRRLQGGYLGWVYERTVQALPPGVTVHEHRHRAVRVAGPRDGRQQVWLERRPTPLVADLVVLTLGHLGSEPPPEQRALASFAATHGLTYLPPDFTADSDLSGLRAGEPVLVRGMGLAFVDLMVLLTEGRGGRYRTRPDGQLTYQPSGEEPVLHVGSRRGVPYHSKIGYGWTGERPPLPRFFGPAETDALLALPGGPDFTRDIRPLITKELGFAHYHRLFTAHPERTAVHWTDFEEKYAAADPGSAALQALVTASVPDPADRLDLEALDRPLAGVRFGSEAALQDGLRAYIQADLDRRHDPAYSPDQAVFLALLSVYGQLTRVGDVGPWWHGFFSYLASGPPGPRLRQLLALSRAGIVRFLGADVTVTADGTTGLFRACSASLPGTEVTARALVEARLPGPSVAHSRDALLRGLYADGAAATPGGLLRVDAADGRVLDRAGRAHPRRFALGPHTDARSSGAFTRPGTNAPSFRQNDATARTLLAFLAARTPKEHHAADQ is encoded by the coding sequence ATGAGGCCGTCACTGGTGATCGTGGGAGCCGGGCCGCGGGGGACCGGGCTGCTGGAGCGGATCGCCGCCAACGCCGCCGAGCTGTACGCCGGCCGGCCCCTGGACATCCACCTCGTCGACCCGCACCCGCCCGGCGGCGGCCGGGTCTGGCGGCACGACCAGTCCCCGCTGCTGTGGATGAACTCCACCGCCGAGGACGTCACCCTGTTCACCGACGACTCGGTGGAGATGGCCGGGCCGGTCCGCACGGGCCCCACCCTCGCCGCCTGGGCGCGGCAGGTGCGGGACGGCACCCTCACCGTGGCACCGGAACCGGCCGCGGCGGCCGGCGCGCTCGGACCGCGCGACTTCGCCGGCCGCCGCCTCCAGGGCGGCTACCTCGGCTGGGTGTACGAGCGTACGGTCCAGGCCCTGCCGCCCGGCGTCACCGTGCACGAGCACCGGCACCGCGCCGTCCGCGTCGCCGGACCGCGCGACGGCCGCCAGCAGGTCTGGCTGGAGCGCCGCCCCACCCCGCTCGTCGCCGACCTCGTCGTGCTCACCCTCGGCCACCTCGGCTCCGAACCGCCGCCGGAACAGCGGGCACTGGCCTCCTTCGCCGCCACGCACGGACTGACGTACCTGCCGCCGGACTTCACCGCCGACAGCGACCTGTCCGGGCTGCGGGCCGGTGAGCCGGTGCTGGTCCGGGGCATGGGCCTGGCCTTCGTCGACCTGATGGTCCTGCTCACCGAGGGCCGCGGCGGCCGCTACCGCACCCGGCCCGACGGACAGCTCACGTACCAGCCGTCCGGCGAGGAGCCGGTGCTGCACGTCGGATCGCGGCGCGGCGTCCCGTACCACTCCAAGATCGGCTACGGCTGGACGGGCGAACGGCCGCCGCTGCCACGGTTCTTCGGCCCCGCCGAGACGGACGCGCTGCTCGCCCTGCCCGGCGGCCCCGACTTCACCCGGGACATCCGCCCGCTGATCACCAAGGAGCTGGGCTTCGCCCACTACCACCGGCTGTTCACCGCACACCCGGAGCGCACCGCCGTCCACTGGACCGACTTCGAGGAGAAGTACGCCGCCGCCGACCCCGGCAGCGCCGCCCTCCAGGCCCTGGTCACCGCCTCCGTACCCGACCCCGCCGACCGGCTCGACCTCGAAGCGCTCGACCGCCCGCTGGCCGGGGTGCGCTTCGGGAGCGAGGCGGCGCTCCAGGACGGCCTGCGCGCGTACATCCAGGCCGACCTGGACCGCCGGCACGACCCCGCGTACAGCCCCGACCAGGCCGTGTTCCTCGCGTTGCTGTCCGTCTACGGGCAGCTGACCCGGGTCGGCGACGTGGGCCCGTGGTGGCACGGCTTCTTCAGCTACCTCGCCTCCGGGCCGCCGGGCCCCCGGCTGCGGCAGCTCCTCGCGCTGTCCCGCGCCGGGATCGTGCGGTTCCTCGGCGCCGACGTCACCGTCACCGCCGACGGGACGACCGGGCTCTTCCGCGCGTGCAGCGCGAGCCTGCCGGGCACCGAGGTCACCGCCCGCGCCCTGGTGGAGGCCCGGCTCCCCGGGCCTTCCGTCGCGCACAGCCGGGACGCGCTGCTACGCGGCCTGTACGCCGACGGGGCCGCCGCCACGCCCGGCGGGCTGCTGCGCGTCGACGCCGCTGACGGCCGGGTCCTGGACCGCGCGGGCCGGGCCCACCCACGCCGCTTCGCGCTCGGCCCGCACACCGACGCCCGCTCCTCCGGCGCCTTCACCCGGCCCGGCACCAACGCCCCCTCCTTCCGCCAGAACGACGCCACGGCCCGCACCCTGCTCGCCTTCCTCGCCGCCCGCACCCCCAAGGAACACCATGCCGCTGACCAGTGA
- a CDS encoding amino acid ABC transporter ATP-binding protein, with protein sequence MSAMVEITSVTKSFGSVEVLRGIDLTVRTGEVTVVLGPSGSGKSTLLRTVNHLEKVDSGQVSVDGRLVGYRRSGDKLYELREREILKQRTHIGFVFQNFHLFPHLTVLENITEAPVSALKRPRKDAEATARRLLARVGLADKAGAYPGQLSGGQQQRVAIARALALEPKLLLFDEPTSALDPELVGEVLDVIKDLAHQGTTMIVVTHEIGFAREVADTVVFMDDGRIVEQGPPSQVLDAPRHERTKAFLSKVL encoded by the coding sequence ATGAGCGCGATGGTCGAGATCACATCCGTGACCAAGAGCTTCGGGTCCGTGGAGGTGCTGCGCGGCATCGACCTCACGGTCCGGACCGGCGAGGTCACCGTCGTCCTCGGCCCGTCCGGGTCCGGCAAGTCCACCCTGCTGCGCACCGTCAACCACCTGGAGAAGGTGGACAGCGGCCAGGTCAGCGTCGACGGGCGGTTGGTCGGGTACCGGAGGTCCGGCGACAAGCTGTACGAGCTGCGCGAACGCGAAATCCTCAAGCAGCGCACGCACATCGGCTTCGTCTTCCAGAACTTCCACCTCTTCCCGCACCTCACCGTGCTGGAGAACATCACCGAGGCGCCCGTCTCCGCACTGAAGCGCCCGCGGAAGGACGCCGAGGCCACGGCCCGCCGGCTGCTCGCACGCGTCGGCCTCGCCGACAAGGCCGGCGCCTACCCCGGGCAGCTCTCCGGCGGCCAGCAGCAGCGCGTCGCCATCGCCCGCGCGCTCGCCCTGGAACCGAAGCTGCTCCTCTTCGACGAGCCGACCTCCGCGCTCGACCCCGAACTGGTCGGTGAGGTCCTCGACGTCATCAAGGACCTCGCGCACCAGGGCACCACCATGATCGTCGTGACCCACGAGATCGGCTTCGCCCGCGAGGTCGCCGACACCGTCGTCTTCATGGACGACGGCCGGATCGTCGAACAGGGCCCGCCCTCCCAGGTGCTCGACGCGCCGCGCCACGAGCGCACCAAAGCCTTCCTCTCCAAGGTCCTGTGA
- a CDS encoding amino acid ABC transporter permease, with product MPLTSDPPAADAPERAGPQHAGTHALKVVPVRHPARWAAVALTAVVLAQFAHGLITNPGWEWGVFAQFFTTGTILRAVGTTLQLTLYGTALGFLLGLVLAFMRLSDSPFLKAVAAGYIWVFRAVPLIVQLLFWFNLAYLYERIDIGIPFGPGFVSFETVNLVGAMSAAVLGLALHQAAYAAEIVRGGVLAVDGGQLTAAAALGIPKLRQLRRIVLPQAMRGILPNAANEVISLFKGTSIVSVMAIGELFYQVQVIYGRNGRVVPLLMVATVWYVLLTGALSVLQHYVERHFAKGATR from the coding sequence ATGCCGCTGACCAGTGACCCACCCGCCGCCGACGCCCCGGAACGCGCCGGGCCGCAGCACGCCGGCACCCACGCCCTGAAGGTGGTCCCGGTACGCCACCCGGCGCGCTGGGCGGCCGTCGCCCTCACCGCCGTCGTACTCGCCCAGTTCGCGCACGGCCTGATCACCAACCCCGGCTGGGAGTGGGGCGTCTTCGCGCAGTTCTTCACCACGGGGACGATCCTGCGCGCGGTGGGCACCACCCTGCAGCTGACCCTCTACGGCACCGCGCTGGGTTTCCTGCTCGGCCTGGTCCTGGCCTTCATGCGGCTGTCGGACAGCCCGTTCCTGAAGGCGGTGGCGGCCGGCTACATCTGGGTGTTCCGCGCGGTCCCGCTCATCGTCCAGCTGCTGTTCTGGTTCAACCTCGCCTACCTCTACGAGCGGATCGACATCGGCATACCGTTCGGCCCCGGCTTCGTCTCCTTCGAGACGGTCAACCTCGTCGGCGCCATGAGCGCGGCGGTCCTCGGGCTCGCCCTGCACCAGGCCGCCTACGCGGCGGAGATCGTGCGCGGCGGCGTCCTCGCCGTGGACGGCGGCCAGCTCACGGCCGCCGCGGCCCTCGGCATCCCCAAGCTGCGCCAACTGCGGCGCATCGTCCTGCCGCAGGCCATGCGCGGCATCCTGCCGAACGCCGCCAACGAGGTCATCTCCCTCTTCAAGGGCACCTCGATCGTCTCCGTCATGGCGATCGGCGAACTCTTCTACCAGGTCCAGGTGATCTACGGCCGCAACGGCCGGGTCGTCCCGCTGCTGATGGTCGCCACCGTCTGGTACGTCCTGCTCACCGGCGCGCTCTCCGTACTCCAGCACTACGTCGAACGACACTTCGCGAAGGGGGCCACGCGATGA
- a CDS encoding S1 family peptidase has translation MRNERTTPRSGVVRRTRLIAVASGLLVAGAVAVPSASADVQPATTFSATQLSAADDSVRAADVAGTAWRVDKATNKVVVTVDKTVSQAEIAKIKKAAGVNAGALSFERTAGKFQKYISGGDAIYTSGSRCSLGFNVRNSSGTYYALTAGHCTEGGSSWTTGSGALIGPTAGSSFPGNDYGIIKYTGSVSHEGTVGGQDITSAGTPSVGQTVTRRGSTTGTHSGRVTALNATVNYGGGDVVYGMIQTTVCAEPGDSGGPLYSGTKALGLTSGGSGNCSSGGTTFFQPVTEALSAYGVSVY, from the coding sequence GTGAGGAACGAGCGCACCACCCCCCGCAGCGGCGTCGTCAGACGCACCCGGCTGATCGCCGTGGCGTCCGGCCTTCTCGTCGCAGGCGCCGTGGCCGTACCCAGTGCCAGCGCCGACGTGCAGCCGGCCACCACGTTCAGTGCCACGCAGCTGTCCGCGGCCGACGACTCGGTCCGCGCGGCGGATGTCGCGGGTACCGCATGGCGGGTCGACAAGGCGACGAACAAGGTCGTCGTCACGGTCGACAAGACCGTCTCCCAGGCCGAGATAGCGAAGATCAAGAAGGCGGCGGGCGTCAACGCCGGCGCCCTCAGCTTCGAGCGCACGGCCGGCAAGTTCCAGAAGTACATCTCGGGCGGCGACGCGATCTACACATCCGGTTCGCGCTGCTCGCTCGGCTTCAACGTGCGCAACAGCAGCGGCACCTACTACGCCCTCACCGCCGGCCACTGCACCGAGGGCGGCTCGTCATGGACCACCGGCAGCGGCGCGCTGATCGGCCCGACCGCCGGCTCCAGCTTCCCCGGCAACGACTACGGCATCATCAAGTACACCGGCTCCGTCTCGCACGAGGGCACCGTCGGCGGCCAGGACATCACCAGCGCCGGTACCCCGTCCGTGGGCCAGACCGTCACCCGCCGCGGCTCCACCACCGGCACCCACAGCGGCCGCGTCACCGCCCTGAACGCGACCGTCAACTACGGCGGCGGCGACGTCGTCTACGGCATGATCCAGACCACGGTCTGCGCCGAGCCCGGCGACAGCGGCGGCCCGCTGTACTCCGGCACCAAGGCGCTCGGCCTGACCTCCGGCGGCAGCGGCAACTGCTCCTCCGGCGGCACCACGTTCTTCCAGCCCGTCACGGAGGCGCTGAGCGCCTACGGCGTGAGCGTGTACTGA